One part of the Augochlora pura isolate Apur16 chromosome 3, APUR_v2.2.1, whole genome shotgun sequence genome encodes these proteins:
- the LOC144478865 gene encoding uncharacterized protein LOC144478865 produces MARLYYECSVDFRNFTGDSTEPIKPYACTPDKYCLYCCCNNQCCLLVQRRPPRHFWEAWYFWLGVVLLAVFIVSSVSSYIVSNCRHNIQGVPLARNAHAANRQADRGGRPGSNRNEVSISIIPTSEFFPSHRKMLVIASQPAVNHLTPVVA; encoded by the exons ATGGCGCGGCTATATTACGAGTGCAGCGTGGATTTCAGGAACTTCACCGGGGACAGCACTGAGCCGATCAAACCGTACGCCTGCACGCCGGACAAGTACTGCTTGTACTGTTGCTGCAACAACCAGTGTTGCCTCCTGGTGCAAAGACGGCCGCCACGACATTTCTGGGAAGCCTGGTACTTCTGGCTGGGCGTTGTATTACTCGCTGTGTTTATCGTGTCTTCG GTGAGCAGCTACATAGTCAGTAATTGCAGACATAATATTCAAGGTGTACCACTAGCGCGCAACGCGCACGCCGCCAACAGGCAAGCCGACCGCGGCGGTCGTCCAGGAAGCAACCGGAACGAGGTATCGATAAGTATAATACCGACGTCGGAGTTTTTCCCGTCGCACAGAAAAATGTTGGTAATCGCATCCCAGCCGGCCGTCAATCACCTCA CCCCTGTCGTCGCATGA
- the Blos1 gene encoding biogenesis of lysosome-related organelles complex 1 subunit 1: MLSAIVKEHQSKQAARKELQEQKRKDAVQAAGMLTQALVDHLNVGVAQAYLNQKKLDAEAKQLQQNATNFAKQTLSWLNLVESFSSALKEIGDAENWARSIEGDMRTIATALEYSYKATQDAQGTSAS; this comes from the exons ATGTTGTCTGCGATTGTTAAAGAACACCAAAGTAAACAAGCAGCGAGGAAAGAACTGCAag AACAAAAGCGAAAAGATGCTGTCCAAGCAGCTGGTATGTTGACACAGGCTTTGGTAGATCATTTAAATGTGGG gGTGGCTCAGGCATATCTGAACCAGAAAAAATTGGACGCAGAAGCTAAGCAGCTGCAACaaaatgcaacaaattttGCTAAACAAACACTGTCATGGTTGAATTTAGTGGAATCATTTTCTAGTGCCCTAAAAGAAATTGGTGATGCAGAGAATTGGGCGCGTAGCATTGAGGGAGACATGAGGACTATTGCAACTGCATTAGAGTACTCCTACAAAG cCACGCAAGATGCCCAAGGGACCAGTGCCTCCTGA
- the Ear gene encoding ENL/AF9-related superfamily elongation complex transcription factor, which yields MAIRITLECGHSSTLRAHTTAEGYTHDWELFVRGVQNADIHHYVEKVVFQLHETFSKPKRVLKEPPFELKESGYAGFEIPIHIYLKNKDEGTKKIELLYDLHLQTSGPAIANVMRHTEIINNPSDEFRRKLLKGGGAIVSSSESSAEKSENKTPTMVGKPKLSGSETKKHKTVESKTSNSFAELFGTPLKPTKVSQDTKKPAQPEKSSTPKPVVAAEKSDKVDKTSKLKDSPHKDSKKEKIDDKKDKKLKEQSKNKNRSKDKSKRPSSPGAKSHSSPSNKRPPSPVSLKRPASPSTLPPAKRPASPKSKEKDLKKPVSEKEKEKSKEKEKTKDSSKSAADSSKSEKKKDKKKHKEDRDKERKDKYKEGERSASKESLKVSDKKSEKSEKPEKSEKEKSQEYKSTKDGRKSPKPPKEAEKPKEEKLPKIEKPEKTEKSEKPKDGKNEKDRQKHKHRKRDKKDKRDSSKDRDKKEKRDRIKTSSEKQNNVANASTANPLLALLSEMPERDSSDSAPSVDDDSFSEPKPVTKKEPENVTVSTPPTEMPKPMSPAMPAEIKKEKVDKNKKEKPKGSKGEEKEIRKRKRRSESKGDDEHVVKREKDRGHSSSPPLEPVSSSQSPVAVDQDQVHIAKEKEDRAAAEQVAEKNVEVEAEQVAPDSTNSTLVDSEMGEPPVFSEDYVSQLKDLQQKIMTLQDNQELQRVVQVIAETGQYEITKKTFDFDLCALDRRTVQRLQQFFAS from the exons ATGGCAATTCGCATAACGCTAGAATGCGGCCACTCATCCACATTACGTGCGCATACTACAGCAGAGGGTTACACTCATGATTGGGAACTGTTTGTGCGGGGTGTCCAGAACGCTGACATACATCATTATGTTGAGAAAG TGGTTTTTCAACTAcacgaaacattttcaaaaccAAAGAGGGTGCTGAAAGAGCCACCGTTCGAGCTGAAAGAGTCCGGTTATGCTGGCTTTGAAATTCCCATTCATATCTATCTGAAGAACAAAGATGAGGGAACCAAGAAGATCGAGTTACTGTATGATCTTCATTTGCAAACCAGTGGTCCTGCCATTGCAAACGTGATGCGGCACACCGAGATAATCAACAACCCCTCGGATGAATTCCGGCGAAAATTATTGAAGGGTGGTGGC GCTATAGTGTCGAGTTCCGAGAGTTCAGCCGAGAAAAGCGAGAACAAGACACCAACTATGGTCGGCAAGCCAAAGTTGAGCGGGAGCGAGACGAAAAAGCACAAGACCGTGGAGTCGAAGACATCGAATTCCTTCGCTGAACTGTTCGGCACGCCTTTGAAACCAACGAAAGTCTCGCAGGACACGAAGAAGCCAGCACAGCCGGAGAAATCATCGACTCCGAAGCCAGTGGTTGCTGCGGAGAAGTCCGACAAAGTGGACAAAACTTCGAAGTTGAAGGATTCGCCGCACAAGGACAGCAAGAAGGAGAAGATTGACGACAAGAAAGACAAGAAGCTGAAAGAACAGTCGAAAAATAAGAACCGGAGCAAAGACAAGTCGAAGAGGCCTTCCAGTCCGGGGGCGAAGAGTCACTCCAGTCCTTCGAACAAGCGACCGCCGTCCCCGGTGTCATTGAAGCGGCCGGCCAGCCCGTCGACGTTGCCGCCCGCTAAGCGACCAGCGTCGCCGAAATCGAAGGAGAAGGACCTGAAGAAGCCGGTctcggagaaagagaaggagaagagcaaggagaaagagaagaccAAGGACAGCTCAAAGAGTGCCGCGGACTCTTCGAAAagcgagaagaagaaagacaaGAAGAAGCACAAAGAGGACCGGGACAAGGAGAGGAAGGATAAGTACAAAGAGGGTGAGAGATCTGCCTCGAAGGAGTCGCTCAAGGTTAGTGATAAGAAGAGCGAGAAGTCTGAGAAGCCAGAGAAAAGTGAGAAGGAGAAGAGCCAAGAGTACAAATCAACAAAGGACGGCCGGAAGTCGCCGAAGCCGCCGAAAGAGGCGGAGAAGCCGAAGGAGGAGAAGCTTCCGAAGATAGAGAAGCCAGAGAAGACTGAGAAATCGGAGAAGCCGAAAGATGGCAAGAACGAGAAGGACAGGCAGAAGCACAAGCACAGGAAGAGGGACAAAAAGGATAAGCGGGATAGTAGCAAGGATAGGGACAAGAAGGAGAAGCGGGACAGGATAAAGACGTCCTCGGAAAAGCAAAATAATGTGGCGAATGCGTCGACGGCCAACCCTCTGTTGGCCCTCTTGTCGGAGATGCCGGAAAGAGACAGCAGCGACTCGGCGCCCTCGGTTGACGACGATTCATTTTCGGAGCCGAAACCGGTGACCAAGAAGGAGCCGGAGAACGTGACAGTGTCGACGCCGCCGACGGAGATGCCGAAGCCGATGTCACCGGCGATGCCCGCGGAAATCAAGAAGGAGAAGGTGGATAAAAACAAGAAGGAGAAGCCGAAGGGCAGCAAAGGCGAGGAGAAAGAGATCCGTAAGCGAAAACGGCGGAGCGAGAGCAAGGGCGACGATGAGCACGTCGTTAAAAGGGAGAAGGACCGGGGTCACTCGTCGTCACCGCCGTTGGAGCCTGTCTCGTCGAGCCAATCGCCGGTGGCCGTCGACCAGGACCAGGTGCACATCGCCAAGGAGAAGGAGGACAGGGCTGCCGCGGAACAAGTGGCCGAGAAGAACGTCGAGGTCGAGGCCGAGCAGGTCGCTCCCGACTCGACGAACAGCACTCTGGTCGACTCGGAGATGGGCGAGCCGCCCGTGTTCTCCGAGGACTATGTGTCACAGTTGAAAGACTTGCAACAAAAGATCATGACTCTGCAGGACAACCAGGAGCTACAGAGAGTCGTCCAGGTGATCGCGGAGACCGGCCAGTACGAGATCACAAAGAAGACGTTTGACTTCGACCTGTGCGCCCTGGATCGTAGAACGGTGCAACGTCTGCAGCAGTTCTTCGCGTCGTGA
- the LOC144479036 gene encoding uncharacterized protein LOC144479036 yields MHSDRSTIEPAICIHFLLMLLVCLSGCVEGRRCVCTSKACKEAGADTCRTKFSCYTELILTEDQTIGENATTRGCTEGATPLLCETKSWVRRSKPADNADRSPSAAWIRMPWPRLKCCDSHDYCNADSHVNLSTWTSDKDGAMDTAATTLDYTGSLNGLSSDRNATGSKQSEPGLTSGGRESDQLLQSRVKPLHVAALVLAIAALISVLAACYVITRFLKANPYTVGSVE; encoded by the exons ATGCATTCCGATCGATCGACCATCGAGCCGGCAATCTGCATACATTTCCTCCTGATGCTCCTAGTTTGTCTGTCCGGCTGCGTGGAAG GCAGGAGATGCGTGTGCACCAGCAAGGCGTGCAAGGAGGCAGGCGCCGACACCTGCAGGACCAAGTTCTCCTGCTACACCGAGCTCATACTCACCGAGGACCAGACGATCGGCGAGAACGCGACCACCAGGGGGTGCACCGA GGGTGCCACGCCATTGTTGTGCGAGACAAAGTCCTGGGTCAGGAGGTCGAAGCCGGCAGACAACGCGGACCGATCGCCGTCAGCAGCCTGGATCCGTATGCCCTGGCCCAGATTGAAGTGTTGCGACAGCCACGACTACTGTAACGCCGACAGCCACGTGAATCTCTCCACGTGGACCAGCGACAAAGACGGCGCCATGGACACCGCGGCCACCACTTTGGACTACACCG GCTCGTTGAACGGATTATCCTCCGATCGGAACGCAACGGGGTCAAAGCAGAGCGAGCCGGGGCTGACGTCCGGTGGCCGGGAATCGGATCAGCTTCTTCAGAGCCGCGTGAAGCCGTTGCACGTCGCCGCCCTGGTGTTGGCGATCGCGGCCCTGATATCGGTCCTGGCAGCCTGCTACGTTATTACAAG
- the Spx gene encoding spliceosomal protein on the X, with product MAAGPIAERNQDATIYVGGLDDKVTESLMWELFVQSGPVVNVHMPKDRVTQMHQGYGFVEFMGEEDADYAIKIMNMIKLYGKPIRVNKASAHQKNLDVGANIFIGNLDPEVDEKLLYDTFSAFGVILQTPKIMRDPETGNSKGFAFINFASFDASDASIEAMNGQYLCNRPISVSYAFKRDAKGERHGSAAERLLAAQNPLSQADRPHQLFADAPPLAPPPMPNSSAAAHQQSHHPQHHVMHHGMVVPPPPPPSTPGPPMGHPPPPPVPPPPSSGFPPANIPPPPLPPMSMTAHPPLPPGMPPPLPPMPVPTSQSQQANPRMMAPPPPHWGVGGPPQGQFPPPPPPSATGAPPPPQFGQFQPPPPRPPPGWRHPPPPPVSQGGPPPPPPPQFRPPFPPRGPPPPPPPHDSNQY from the exons ATGGCAGCCGGTCCAATTGCCGAACGTAATCAAg atgcCACGATATATGTTGGCGGCCTCGATGACAAAGTTACGGAATCCCTTATGTGGGAGCTATTTGTCCAGTCAGGACCAGTGG tCAATGTCCACATGCCAAAGGATAGGGTGACCCAAATGCATCAAGGATATGGGTTTGTTGAGTTCATGGGTGAGGAGGATGCAGACtatgcaattaaaataatgaacatGATCAAACTCTACGGGAAACCAATCAGAGTCAACAAAGCAAGTGCTCATCAAAAGAATTTGGATGTGGGAgccaatatatttattggtaATCTTGACCCAGAGGtggatgaaaaattgttatacgacACATTCAGTGCATTTGGAGTAATTCTACAAACGCCAAAG ATAATGAGAGATCCAGAGACTGGAAACTCAAAGGGTTTCGCATTTATTAACTTTGCCTCCTTTGATGCATCGGATGCCAGCATAGAGGCGATGAATGGCCAATACCTGTGCAACAGACCCATCTCTGTATCATATGCATTCAAACGCGATGCAAAGGGCGAAAGACACGGTAGCGCTGCCGAGCGATTACTGGCAGCACAGAATCCGTTGAGTCAAGCCGACAGGCCGCATCAACTTTTCGCGGATGCGCCCCCTCTGGCGCCACCTCCGATGCCGAATTCCAGCGCGGCGGCTCATCAGCAGAGCCATCATCCTCAGCATCACGTAATGCATCACGGAATGGTCGTCCCACCCCCGCCACCTCCATCTACCCCAGGACCCCCGATGGGACaccctccacctcctccaGTACCACCACCGCCGTCCAGTGGTTTTCCTCCAGCAAACATTCCTCCGCCTCCTCTGCCCCCCATGTCGATGACAGCCCATCCTCCGTTACCTCCTGGAATGCCACCCCCGTTGCCACCGATGCCAGTCCCGACGTCGCAGTCGCAACAAGCGAACCCCAGGATGATGGCCCCTCCGCCTCCTCATTGGGGCGTCGGTGGTCCTCCTCAGGGTCAGTTCccacctcctccaccacccTCGGCCACCGGAGCACCACCGCCCCCACAGTTCGGACAATTCCAACCACCTCCACCCAGACCACCACCTGGCTGGAGACATCCACCGCCACCTCCCGTGTCCCAGGGTGGACCTcctccgccaccgccgcctcAGTTCCGACCTCCTTTCCCTCCCAGAGGTCCTCCGCCTCCGCCACCTCCGCACGACTCCAATcaatattag